A single region of the Elizabethkingia sp. JS20170427COW genome encodes:
- a CDS encoding endonuclease gives MSSSQVQYIMFYNVENLYAPQGKDISRHVFHKSGLRNWTEERYHTKINKLAKVFSYFQIDHGHLPIMVGLAEIENDRVLEDLLEKGIFQDQYAYVHYDSLDERGVDTALIYNKTILQLLDSEVYTQTFAESNKARLDTTRDILYCKMLHLESQEELHVYVIHLPSQRKGGENEVKRSLILGLLQKIIQDKLDINPKEKIIVMGDFNENPDNNHELNLIKGKSFDTILRNPFIDLYARGCFSTFYRDKGLLFDQILLSDSLFNQNEGLEYSDSEVYNSPHLIDRSYKRKNLPFRTYAGTRYLGGYSDHFPVFVKVKIKK, from the coding sequence ATGAGTTCTTCTCAAGTCCAGTATATTATGTTTTATAACGTGGAGAATCTTTATGCTCCACAAGGGAAAGATATATCTCGACATGTTTTTCATAAGTCGGGATTGAGAAATTGGACGGAAGAAAGATATCATACCAAAATTAATAAACTCGCAAAAGTATTTAGCTATTTTCAAATCGATCATGGGCATTTGCCCATCATGGTAGGATTAGCAGAGATAGAGAATGATAGGGTTTTAGAAGATTTGTTAGAAAAAGGAATTTTCCAAGATCAGTATGCCTATGTACATTATGATTCCTTGGATGAAAGAGGGGTAGATACGGCGCTTATTTATAATAAGACAATATTACAACTGTTGGATTCAGAAGTATATACCCAAACTTTTGCAGAGTCTAACAAAGCTAGGCTGGATACTACAAGAGATATTTTGTATTGTAAAATGTTGCATCTTGAAAGTCAGGAAGAGCTTCATGTTTATGTCATCCACCTTCCATCACAAAGAAAAGGAGGAGAGAATGAGGTGAAAAGAAGCTTGATATTAGGTTTGCTTCAGAAAATTATACAAGATAAGTTGGATATCAATCCAAAAGAAAAAATTATTGTCATGGGAGATTTTAACGAAAATCCTGACAATAATCATGAATTAAACTTAATAAAAGGTAAAAGTTTTGATACAATATTAAGAAATCCTTTTATAGATTTGTATGCTAGGGGGTGTTTTTCCACTTTTTATAGAGATAAAGGACTTTTGTTTGATCAAATTCTTTTATCAGATTCTTTATTTAATCAGAATGAAGGGTTGGAGTACTCAGATTCGGAGGTATATAATTCTCCCCACTTGATTGATAGAAGTTATAAAAGGAAAAATTTACCTTTCAGAACCTATGCTGGGACAAGATATTTAGGCGGTTATAGCGATCATTTTCCAGTATTTGTAAAAGTGAAAATTAAAAAATAA
- a CDS encoding Lrp/AsnC family transcriptional regulator, which yields MKNATSIGYHLDSVDKEIIYLLMDNAKTSLSHISTHVGISTTAVHQRIKKLEQAGVIENSISFLNPRKVGYKVTSYMGVYLDQPSHYNDIIKALQEINEVVEAHYTTGNYTVFLKVLAKDNDHLMTILNKIQKLKGVMRTETFISLEQSIMRQLKV from the coding sequence ATGAAAAATGCAACCAGCATTGGTTATCATTTAGATTCCGTAGACAAAGAAATTATCTATCTGTTGATGGATAATGCTAAAACTTCTTTATCTCATATCTCTACCCATGTAGGGATATCAACAACCGCAGTGCACCAAAGAATCAAAAAATTAGAACAAGCAGGTGTTATCGAAAATTCTATATCTTTTCTTAACCCAAGAAAAGTAGGTTACAAGGTAACTTCTTATATGGGAGTTTATCTAGATCAGCCTAGTCATTACAATGATATCATCAAAGCGCTTCAAGAAATTAATGAGGTAGTAGAAGCCCACTATACCACAGGGAACTATACTGTTTTCTTGAAAGTTTTAGCAAAAGATAATGATCACCTGATGACGATTTTGAATAAAATACAAAAGCTAAAAGGAGTAATGAGAACCGAAACTTTCATTTCCTTAGAGCAAAGCATCATGAGACAATTAAAAGTATAA
- the deoC gene encoding deoxyribose-phosphate aldolase, translating to MKAVKDYLDSTYLKTPQQSGLSPEETHKAVMDLVREAMQYHFYAVMIRPEYVKEVKDYLTQQNSSVKVGTVIGFHEGTYSTAEKLAEAKQAIQDGADDLDFVTNYVAYKNGEIDKVKSEILEATRLGLEAGKTVKWILEIAALSDEQIASFTKNISQWVEEAFPGREEYVFVKSSTGFYKTEGGKPNGATVEGIKIMLENCGKLPVKPAGGIRTHEDAVKMIEMGVKRIGTSSAKALSGESNHQASDSDY from the coding sequence ATGAAAGCTGTAAAAGATTATTTAGATTCTACCTATCTTAAAACTCCACAACAGTCGGGGTTATCTCCCGAGGAAACCCATAAAGCTGTAATGGACTTGGTAAGAGAAGCCATGCAATATCATTTCTATGCAGTGATGATACGTCCAGAATATGTGAAGGAAGTGAAAGACTACCTTACACAACAAAATTCTTCTGTAAAAGTGGGAACGGTTATCGGTTTTCATGAAGGGACTTATTCTACTGCAGAAAAATTAGCAGAAGCAAAGCAAGCAATACAAGATGGGGCAGATGACTTAGATTTTGTTACCAATTATGTAGCATATAAAAATGGAGAGATAGACAAGGTGAAATCTGAAATCTTGGAAGCAACACGTTTAGGCTTAGAAGCAGGTAAGACCGTTAAATGGATTTTAGAAATTGCTGCCCTAAGTGATGAGCAAATTGCAAGTTTTACCAAAAATATTTCTCAATGGGTGGAAGAAGCCTTCCCTGGTAGAGAAGAATATGTTTTTGTAAAATCTTCTACAGGCTTTTATAAAACCGAAGGAGGAAAACCTAATGGAGCAACTGTTGAGGGAATTAAAATAATGCTGGAAAATTGTGGTAAGCTACCCGTGAAGCCAGCTGGAGGAATCCGAACTCATGAAGATGCAGTGAAAATGATTGAAATGGGAGTAAAAAGGATTGGTACCTCTTCAGCCAAAGCTCTTTCAGGAGAATCCAATCACCAAGCTTCAGACTCAGATTATTAG
- a CDS encoding T9SS type A sorting domain-containing protein: MNIKLLFTFFIAFTLSSASVFGQSQQAYYKSQDNSQKTEKEAVVYPNPARDNISIKLNNPNLKLKSVTIYAIIGVQVAEYNNLNQNTIDLRIDKLKPGRYLVKYTLSNNVQQITSLIKE, from the coding sequence GTGAATATAAAATTACTTTTTACTTTTTTTATTGCATTTACCTTAAGTTCTGCTTCCGTTTTTGGGCAAAGTCAGCAAGCTTATTATAAATCGCAAGACAACTCTCAGAAGACAGAGAAGGAGGCTGTTGTTTACCCCAATCCCGCTAGGGACAATATAAGCATCAAGCTTAACAATCCTAATTTAAAATTAAAATCGGTTACAATATATGCTATTATAGGAGTACAAGTTGCTGAATATAATAACCTTAATCAGAATACTATTGATCTAAGAATTGACAAGCTAAAACCTGGAAGATACTTAGTAAAATACACCTTAAGCAATAATGTCCAACAGATTACCAGTCTAATTAAAGAATAA
- the hemB gene encoding porphobilinogen synthase, giving the protein MMNFNRNRRMRANQSIRDLVRETTLTTNDFVLPIFVMEGSGKKEPISSMPGVYRYSLDLLKNEIKDLYSYGIKAVNIYVKVSDHLKDNTGKEAWNPNGLMQDTLKMIKDTEPGMITMPDVALDPYSIYGHDGIIENGQVLNDPTVEALVKMSLSHAEAGADFVAPSDMMDGRVVAIREAFEEHGHHNVGIVSYAAKYASAFYGPFRSALDSAPVENANIPKDKKTYQMDFANSREAIREVLDDVDEGADIIMIKPGLPNLDIIAKVRELITQPIAVYQVSGEYAMIKAAAQNGWLENDKVILESLHSIKRAGADLIFTYFAKEAAQLLNK; this is encoded by the coding sequence ATGATGAATTTTAACAGAAATAGAAGAATGCGTGCCAATCAGTCTATCAGAGACTTGGTAAGAGAAACTACTTTAACTACAAATGATTTTGTACTTCCTATTTTCGTAATGGAAGGTAGTGGTAAAAAAGAGCCTATCTCCTCTATGCCAGGAGTATATAGATATTCTTTAGATCTTCTGAAAAATGAGATAAAAGATTTATACAGCTACGGAATAAAAGCAGTAAATATTTACGTAAAAGTTAGCGATCATCTAAAAGACAATACGGGTAAGGAAGCTTGGAATCCTAATGGGTTGATGCAAGATACTTTGAAAATGATTAAAGATACAGAGCCAGGGATGATTACCATGCCAGATGTTGCTTTAGATCCTTATTCAATTTACGGACATGATGGTATTATCGAGAATGGACAAGTACTTAACGACCCTACAGTAGAAGCCTTAGTAAAGATGAGTCTTTCTCATGCAGAAGCCGGAGCAGATTTTGTAGCTCCCTCCGATATGATGGATGGTAGAGTAGTTGCTATTAGAGAAGCTTTTGAAGAACATGGCCACCATAATGTAGGAATTGTTTCCTATGCAGCGAAATATGCTAGTGCTTTTTATGGTCCTTTTAGAAGTGCTTTAGATAGTGCTCCAGTGGAAAATGCAAATATTCCTAAAGATAAAAAAACTTATCAAATGGATTTTGCTAATTCTAGGGAAGCAATTCGTGAGGTATTAGATGATGTAGATGAAGGTGCAGATATTATTATGATTAAACCAGGATTGCCAAACTTAGATATTATAGCTAAAGTAAGAGAATTGATTACTCAGCCAATTGCAGTGTACCAAGTAAGTGGAGAATATGCCATGATAAAAGCTGCTGCACAAAACGGTTGGTTGGAAAATGATAAGGTAATCTTAGAAAGTTTGCATAGCATCAAGAGAGCAGGTGCAGATCTTATTTTCACTTATTTCGCAAAAGAAGCTGCTCAACTGCTAAATAAATAA
- a CDS encoding YceI family protein — protein sequence MKKIFSTIAIFALSASIYAQSSWKADPAHSNVAFTVVHTGISDVSGIFKKFDLSLSSNSKDLSDAKINFSIDVNSIDTFVEARNNHLKSADFFDAQQYGEMVFNSTSIKKLKDNTFALKGNLTMHGVTKPVSMTMVYRGDLVNPETKEVTKGLQVFGTLKKSDWGIGSKFPQSLISDEVRIKADFEIKK from the coding sequence ATGAAAAAAATATTTTCAACAATTGCTATTTTCGCACTTAGTGCAAGTATCTATGCTCAAAGCTCATGGAAGGCAGACCCAGCCCACTCCAATGTTGCTTTTACAGTTGTGCATACAGGAATTTCTGATGTTTCAGGGATATTTAAAAAATTTGACTTATCTTTGTCCTCAAATTCTAAGGATTTAAGCGATGCTAAAATCAATTTCAGCATTGATGTTAATTCTATAGATACCTTTGTTGAAGCAAGAAACAATCACCTTAAAAGTGCTGACTTCTTTGATGCACAGCAATATGGTGAAATGGTTTTCAACAGTACTTCTATTAAAAAGCTGAAAGATAATACTTTTGCTTTAAAAGGAAACCTAACCATGCATGGAGTTACAAAACCTGTAAGCATGACGATGGTTTATAGAGGAGATTTGGTAAATCCAGAAACCAAGGAAGTTACAAAAGGACTTCAAGTATTTGGAACATTAAAAAAATCTGACTGGGGAATTGGAAGTAAGTTCCCACAAAGCCTAATCAGCGATGAAGTAAGGATAAAAGCAGATTTTGAAATAAAGAAATAA
- the pyrF gene encoding orotidine-5'-phosphate decarboxylase, translating to METKRAFFLEAYKLGIIKFGRFTLKSGIESPFYVDLRPLASDPKILKHLANYLLDMLPLDNFDLICGVPYAALPMATAMSLESYIPLIIKRKEAKAYGTKKLIEGIYQKGQNCLLVEDVITSGKSLIETIAEVENEGLKVSDIIVVLDRQQGGKERLAEKGYQVHTLFNITEIVEILQEEKLLDDEEVKRIHDFLNDNPVVFEEKKKISYEEKLKVTEHPVAKKLLEIALEKRTNLIASADVITTQELLDFAEAVGPYIAALKTHIDIISDFSHEGTILPLTDIATKHNFLLMEDRKFGDIGNTQELQFSHGVYKIATWADMVTAHPIGGDKALDGFHNAGVITILGMSSQGTLTDAHYREEAMKIIEQQPNVMGCVAQNQIPEKMLLFTPGVNLTSTGDNKGQQYNTPEHVFKNLHTDFIIVGRGIYKADDAEQAALLYKTKGWEAYEAAL from the coding sequence ATGGAAACTAAAAGAGCCTTTTTTCTTGAAGCCTATAAATTAGGAATTATTAAATTTGGAAGATTTACATTAAAAAGTGGAATAGAAAGTCCTTTTTATGTTGACCTAAGACCCCTAGCTTCGGATCCTAAAATATTAAAACACCTTGCCAACTATCTATTGGACATGCTTCCTTTAGACAACTTCGATTTAATTTGCGGTGTTCCTTATGCAGCACTTCCTATGGCTACAGCAATGTCTTTGGAAAGCTACATTCCTTTGATTATTAAAAGAAAAGAAGCAAAAGCTTATGGTACGAAAAAACTAATTGAAGGTATTTATCAAAAAGGACAAAACTGCTTATTGGTAGAAGATGTTATTACTTCTGGTAAGTCTTTAATAGAAACCATTGCTGAAGTAGAAAACGAAGGTCTTAAAGTTTCTGACATCATCGTTGTTTTAGACCGTCAACAAGGTGGAAAAGAAAGATTAGCTGAAAAAGGTTACCAAGTACACACCTTGTTCAACATTACTGAGATTGTAGAAATTTTACAAGAGGAAAAACTTCTTGATGATGAAGAAGTAAAAAGAATCCATGATTTCCTAAATGACAACCCTGTTGTTTTTGAAGAAAAAAAGAAAATTTCTTACGAAGAAAAACTAAAAGTTACAGAACATCCCGTTGCCAAAAAACTTTTAGAAATTGCCCTTGAAAAAAGAACCAATCTTATCGCTTCTGCTGATGTAATCACCACCCAAGAATTACTTGATTTTGCCGAGGCTGTAGGTCCTTATATTGCAGCTCTTAAAACTCATATCGACATCATTTCCGATTTCTCTCATGAGGGTACTATACTCCCTCTTACTGATATTGCTACTAAACACAACTTCTTATTAATGGAGGATAGAAAATTCGGTGATATTGGAAATACTCAAGAACTGCAATTCTCCCATGGAGTCTATAAAATTGCTACCTGGGCAGATATGGTTACTGCACACCCTATTGGAGGAGATAAAGCCTTGGACGGTTTCCACAATGCTGGTGTAATCACTATCTTAGGAATGTCCTCTCAAGGTACCTTAACCGATGCTCACTACCGTGAAGAAGCAATGAAAATTATAGAACAACAACCTAATGTAATGGGATGCGTTGCTCAAAATCAAATCCCTGAGAAAATGTTACTCTTTACCCCTGGCGTAAATCTTACTTCTACTGGAGATAATAAAGGACAGCAATACAACACCCCTGAGCATGTTTTCAAAAACTTACATACTGACTTTATTATCGTAGGACGAGGAATCTACAAAGCCGACGATGCTGAACAGGCTGCTCTTCTCTACAAGACCAAAGGTTGGGAAGCTTACGAAGCTGCTTTGTAA